One Brassica napus cultivar Da-Ae chromosome C2, Da-Ae, whole genome shotgun sequence DNA window includes the following coding sequences:
- the LOC125581352 gene encoding receptor-like protein kinase At5g59670, which produces MVHRDVKTANILLDENLKAKLADFGLSRSFQSGGESQVLTAIAGTLGYLDPECNSSGRLSEKSDVYSFGIVLLEMITNQPVINQTSEILHITQWVGFKISQGDIIGIMDPNLGKDYDSNSAWRALELALSCANPSSSKRPSMSQVIQGLKECIVCENSRENNNQGLESQAMSIGLDSSMDPMAR; this is translated from the exons ATGGTGCATAGAGATGTCAAAACTGCCAACATATTGCTGGATGAGAATTTGAAGGCTAAACTCGCTGATTTTGGACTCTCTAGATCTTTCCAAAGCGGAGGTGAATCTCAGGTTTTGACCGCAATTGCTGGTACTCTGGGATACCTTGATCCTGA ATGTAACAGTTCTGGTCGACTAAGTGAGAAGAGTGATGTCTACAGTTTCGGGATTGTGTTGTTGGAGATGATCACAAACCAACCCGTGATTAATCAAACTTCAGAAATTTTACACATAACACAATGGGTTGGCTTTAAGATCAGCCAAGGTGATATCATTGGGATTATGGATCCAAACCTTGGCAAAGATTATGACTCTAATTCTGCATGGAGAGCTCTTGAGCTGGCATTGTCATGCGCGAATCCTTCTTCCTCAAAACGACCATCCATGTCTCAGGTTATTCAGGGTCTAAAAGAGTGTATAGTGTGTGAAAACTCGAGGGAAAATAATAATCAAGGCTTGGAATCTCAAGCAATGAGCATTGGCTTGGACTCTTCGATGGATCCCATGGCAAGATAG
- the LOC125581351 gene encoding probable LRR receptor-like serine/threonine-protein kinase At5g59680, with product MKPYTTLRYFPDGIRNCYNLNVGKGSKYLIRATFIYGNYDGHDIKPVFDLYLGPNLWATIDLERAVNGTRQDMLHIPTSNSLQICLVKTGETTPLISALELRPMENVSYSTESDSLNLYNMYYLSKSGSQIRYSRDIYDRIWRSYFKMEWTQISTDLDVVHSNKYAPPKDALKYAATPTNASAPLTIEWSSANPDAQYHLYAHFAELQDLEANETREFSMVWNGQHYYGPLVPLKLNLLTIFNKSPRTCNGGKCSVQLIRTNRSTLPPLLNAFEVFTVIHLPQSETDESDVSAIKSIATSYALSRINWQGDPCVPQQLRWDGLNCTNTVASMPPRLTTL from the exons ATGAAGCCATACACAACGCTGAGGTACTTTCCAGATGGTATACGGAACTGCTACAATCTAAATGTGGGGAAGGGGAGTAAATATCTGATCAGAGCTACTTTTATATACGGAAATTACGATGGTCATGACATTAAACCAGTCTTCGATCTTTATCTTGGACCTAATCTATGGGCCACGATAGATTTGGAAAGAGCGGTGAATGGTACACGGCAAGATATGTTACACATCCCAACATCAAACTCGTTGCAGATTTGTCTTGTTAAGACTGGCGAAACTACACCACTAATATCGGCTTTGGAATTACGGCCAATGGAAAATGTTTCTTATAGCACTGAATCTGACTCCCTGAATCTTTACAACATGTATTATCTTAGCAAGTCAGGATCTCAGATACG GTACTCAAGAGATATCTATGACCGGATATGGAGATCATACTTTAAGATGGAATGGACGCAGATTTCCACCGATCTCGATGTGGTCCATTCCAACAAATATGCTCCACCGAAAGATGCACTAAAATATGCTGCCACGCCTACTAATGCCAGTGCGCCATTGACGATTGAATGGAGTTCAGCAAATCCTGATGCCCAATATCACTTATACGCACACTTTGCTGAGCTCCAAGATTTGGAGGCAAATGAAACCAGGGAGTTCAGCATGGTATGGAATGGACAACATTATTATGGCCCTCTAGTTCCGTTGAAGTTAAATTTACTAACTATCTTTAATAAGTCACCAAGAACTTGCAATGGAGGTAAATGCAGTGTTCAGTTGATAAGAACTAACAGATCAACTCTTCCACCGCTACTTAATGCTTTTGAAGTCTTCACAGTTATTCACCTTCCACAGTCCGAAACAGATGAAAGCGACG TGAGTGCTATAAAAAGCATCGCAACAAGCTATGCACTGAGTAGAATCAACTGGCAAGGTGATCCATGCGTCCCTCAGCAGCTCAGGTGGGACGGTTTAAACTGCACCAACACGGTTGCGTCCATGCCACCAAGACTCACTACTTTGTAA